In Deinococcus maricopensis DSM 21211, one genomic interval encodes:
- a CDS encoding GAF domain-containing sensor histidine kinase: MPSDAPLPPALLSLMDASSDATFVLDGAGNFLYANAAAAAMVRLQPEQLLGRSLEGEFSAAFSARWLAARAEVRRERRPVTYDAFNPAIGGWVRVHVVPHGEALAVQIRDVTTGQQTAALQRVSVALADASTPEQVMDVLLNHAVAAAGAYMASLTGPTADGQALELRGTIGFSEALKAQYARFPITLDLPTCHAARTHEPVFVGGRAFDEQFPESLTTRAEATRSIAALPMVVDGALWGVLTLSFREVRTFSEEERRFLMTLVQQCAQALGRVTAEVRLQEQAETLETLNRIGQALSAELDLSKLVQAVTDAGVELTGAQFGAFFYNLVNEQQESYTLYTLSGVPREAFSSFPMPRNTQVFAPTFHGEGVVRSPDITRDARYGHTAPHHGMPPGHLPVRSYLAVPVTARSGEVLGGLFFGHADVGVFTARAEALTVGLAAQTAVALDNARLYQQLQFSHATLERRVLERTRELEEQRVALDAFVAFSERTASSTDVQDLARHATNVLRTTLGNVSAAYYERDGELWKARVMTDDIQPDMQALARAGFPVDLPSFAMAVEARDALFVDGWDPAAEGVAAAAPYGAAASQPYFVRGEATALFTMASTSVRAWTARERAVFQAVARSLGLALERAEQTTRLAVQNAELGARAQALEAFANLTRDLAVEADVDGLVRRAQEILLSLLPEGYALYWQQDGDRWRSRSQVGSLGHPGLQAAVDDGFPLGHAPTLDVPWTTREPLYEDEYARGADTDPDVVQHVSAAAMLPVMVGDTLHGLIGVGLFQHRQWTAMDRAVLETVAHSLGLALEAALSAAALRERTLELERSNAELEKFAYVASHDLQEPLRTIASFAGLIERKYAGVLDEQGLRYLAFVTRGAQRMKVLIDDLLVFSRLNAVQDPLEPLDVTVPVREALDRLHDAVERTGARVTVEALPAVMGAPSELVQLFQNLIGNALKFRREGVTPEVHVRAEPDGAAWHFRVVDNGIGFGQEYAERVFQIFQRLHVREQYEGTGMGLAICRKIVERHGGRIWAESQPGVGSTFHFTLQGVPAPGHSD; the protein is encoded by the coding sequence ATGCCCTCTGACGCGCCACTGCCGCCCGCGCTCCTGTCCCTCATGGACGCCAGCAGCGACGCCACGTTCGTGCTGGACGGCGCGGGGAACTTCCTGTACGCGAACGCGGCGGCAGCGGCTATGGTGCGCCTCCAGCCGGAGCAGCTGCTGGGCCGCTCCCTGGAAGGTGAGTTCTCGGCGGCGTTCAGCGCGCGCTGGCTTGCGGCGCGCGCCGAGGTGCGCCGCGAGCGGCGGCCCGTCACGTACGACGCGTTCAACCCGGCCATCGGCGGGTGGGTGCGCGTCCACGTCGTGCCGCACGGCGAGGCGCTGGCCGTGCAGATCCGCGACGTCACCACCGGGCAGCAGACCGCCGCGCTGCAGCGCGTCTCGGTGGCGCTCGCGGACGCCAGCACGCCGGAACAGGTGATGGACGTGCTCCTGAACCACGCGGTCGCCGCGGCCGGCGCGTACATGGCGTCGCTCACGGGGCCGACCGCGGACGGGCAGGCCCTGGAGCTGCGCGGCACAATCGGGTTCAGCGAGGCGCTCAAGGCGCAGTACGCGCGGTTCCCGATCACACTGGACCTGCCGACCTGCCACGCGGCGCGCACGCACGAGCCGGTGTTCGTGGGCGGCCGGGCGTTCGACGAGCAGTTCCCGGAGTCGCTCACGACCCGCGCGGAAGCGACGCGCAGCATCGCGGCCCTGCCGATGGTCGTCGACGGGGCGCTCTGGGGCGTCCTGACCCTCAGCTTCCGGGAGGTGCGGACCTTCTCGGAGGAGGAGCGCCGTTTCCTGATGACGCTCGTGCAGCAGTGCGCGCAGGCGCTTGGGCGCGTCACCGCCGAAGTGCGGCTGCAGGAGCAGGCGGAGACGCTCGAAACGCTCAACCGGATCGGGCAGGCCCTGTCCGCAGAACTGGACCTCAGCAAGCTCGTGCAGGCCGTGACGGACGCCGGCGTGGAACTGACGGGCGCGCAGTTCGGTGCGTTCTTCTACAACCTCGTGAACGAGCAGCAGGAAAGCTACACGCTCTACACGCTGTCGGGCGTGCCGCGCGAGGCGTTCTCGTCATTCCCGATGCCGCGCAACACGCAGGTGTTCGCGCCGACCTTCCACGGCGAGGGCGTGGTGCGCTCGCCGGACATCACGCGGGACGCGCGCTACGGTCACACCGCCCCGCATCACGGCATGCCGCCCGGGCACCTGCCGGTCCGCAGTTACCTTGCGGTGCCCGTGACCGCGCGCAGCGGCGAGGTGCTGGGCGGGTTGTTCTTCGGCCATGCGGACGTGGGGGTGTTCACGGCGCGCGCTGAAGCGCTCACCGTGGGCCTCGCCGCGCAGACTGCCGTGGCCCTCGACAACGCCCGTCTGTACCAGCAGCTGCAGTTCAGTCACGCGACCCTGGAGCGCCGCGTGCTGGAACGCACGCGTGAACTGGAGGAGCAGCGCGTGGCCCTCGACGCGTTCGTGGCGTTCAGCGAACGGACCGCGTCCTCCACGGACGTGCAGGACCTCGCGCGGCACGCGACGAACGTGCTGCGCACGACGCTCGGGAACGTGAGCGCCGCCTACTACGAACGCGACGGGGAGCTCTGGAAGGCGCGGGTCATGACCGACGACATCCAGCCGGACATGCAGGCGCTGGCCCGCGCGGGCTTCCCGGTGGACCTGCCGAGCTTCGCGATGGCCGTCGAGGCGCGCGACGCGCTGTTCGTGGACGGCTGGGACCCGGCCGCAGAAGGGGTCGCCGCGGCGGCGCCGTACGGGGCGGCGGCGTCCCAGCCGTACTTCGTGCGCGGGGAGGCGACGGCGCTGTTCACGATGGCGTCCACGTCGGTGCGCGCGTGGACCGCGCGTGAACGGGCAGTGTTCCAGGCGGTGGCGCGCAGCCTCGGGCTGGCGCTGGAACGCGCGGAGCAGACGACGCGCCTCGCCGTGCAGAACGCGGAACTGGGCGCGCGCGCGCAGGCGCTGGAGGCATTCGCGAACCTCACGCGGGACCTCGCGGTCGAGGCGGACGTGGACGGCCTGGTGCGGCGCGCGCAGGAGATTCTGCTGTCGCTGCTGCCCGAAGGGTACGCGCTGTACTGGCAGCAGGACGGGGACCGCTGGCGGAGCCGCTCGCAGGTCGGGTCGCTCGGGCACCCGGGGTTGCAGGCGGCCGTCGATGACGGCTTCCCCCTCGGGCACGCGCCCACGCTGGACGTGCCGTGGACGACCCGCGAGCCGCTGTACGAAGACGAGTACGCACGCGGCGCGGACACTGACCCGGACGTCGTGCAGCACGTGAGTGCCGCCGCGATGCTCCCCGTGATGGTCGGCGACACCCTGCACGGCCTGATCGGGGTGGGCCTGTTCCAGCATCGGCAGTGGACCGCCATGGACCGCGCCGTGCTGGAAACCGTGGCGCACAGCCTCGGGCTGGCGCTGGAAGCAGCCCTCAGCGCCGCCGCGCTGCGGGAACGCACGCTGGAACTGGAGCGCAGCAACGCGGAACTGGAAAAGTTCGCGTACGTCGCCAGTCACGACCTGCAGGAGCCACTGCGCACCATCGCCAGCTTCGCGGGGCTGATCGAGCGCAAGTACGCAGGGGTGCTGGACGAGCAGGGCCTGCGGTACCTCGCGTTCGTGACGCGTGGCGCGCAACGCATGAAGGTCCTGATTGACGACCTGCTGGTGTTCTCACGCCTGAACGCGGTGCAGGACCCGCTGGAGCCCCTGGACGTTACCGTGCCGGTCCGCGAGGCGCTGGACCGCCTGCATGACGCGGTGGAACGCACAGGCGCGCGCGTGACCGTGGAGGCCCTCCCGGCCGTTATGGGCGCGCCGTCGGAACTGGTGCAGTTGTTCCAGAACCTGATCGGAAACGCCCTGAAGTTCCGCCGGGAAGGCGTCACGCCCGAGGTGCACGTGCGGGCCGAGCCGGACGGCGCGGCGTGGCATTTCCGGGTGGTGGACAACGGCATCGGGTTCGGGCAGGAGTACGCGGAGCGGGTGTTCCAGATCTTCCAGCGGCTGCACGTGCGCGAGCAGTACGAGGGCACCGGGATGGGCCTGGCGATCTGCCGGAAGATCGTGGAGCGCCACGGCGGGCGCATCTGGGCGGAATCCCAGCCGGGCGTGGGCAGCACCTTCCACTTCACGCTGCAGGGCGTGCCCGCGCCTGGCCACAGCGACTGA